One window of the Hippoglossus hippoglossus isolate fHipHip1 chromosome 9, fHipHip1.pri, whole genome shotgun sequence genome contains the following:
- the si:ch211-113d22.2 gene encoding uncharacterized protein si:ch211-113d22.2 isoform X2: MKTALALLLFISLACHSHGLKCHTCVASNDDDCNRQGSTPCPQYADACSTITGPNTVMKSCTYKAFCEKAQGGNSGAKVACCFGDDCNGPHRSHSHGDHNGAGALASSPVLLITGLLLRVALSQF, encoded by the exons ATGAAGACCGCTCTCGCCCTCCTGCTGTTCATCTCTCTGGCCTGTCACA GCCACGGCCTCAAATGTCACACGTGCGTGGCGTCCAATGACGACGATTGCAACCGACAGGGCTCCACCCCCTGCCCTCAATACGCTGACGCCTGCTCCACCATCACAGGACCCA ACACTGTGATGAAGTCGTGCACTTACAAGGCTTTCTGCGAAAAGGCTCAAGGAGGCAACTCTGGAGCCAAGGTGGCGTGCTGCTTCGGTGACGACTGCAACGGGCCCCACAGGAGCCACAGCCACGGGGACCACAACGGTGCAGGGGCTCTGGCCTCCAGCCCCGTGCTGCTGATCACAGGCTTATTGCTGCGTGTGGCACTGAGTCAGTTCTGA
- the si:ch211-113d22.2 gene encoding uncharacterized protein si:ch211-113d22.2 isoform X1, protein MKTALALLLFISLACHSVLSCSVCKGHGLKCHTCVASNDDDCNRQGSTPCPQYADACSTITGPNTVMKSCTYKAFCEKAQGGNSGAKVACCFGDDCNGPHRSHSHGDHNGAGALASSPVLLITGLLLRVALSQF, encoded by the exons ATGAAGACCGCTCTCGCCCTCCTGCTGTTCATCTCTCTGGCCTGTCACA GTGTTCtctcctgttctgtctgcaAAGGCCACGGCCTCAAATGTCACACGTGCGTGGCGTCCAATGACGACGATTGCAACCGACAGGGCTCCACCCCCTGCCCTCAATACGCTGACGCCTGCTCCACCATCACAGGACCCA ACACTGTGATGAAGTCGTGCACTTACAAGGCTTTCTGCGAAAAGGCTCAAGGAGGCAACTCTGGAGCCAAGGTGGCGTGCTGCTTCGGTGACGACTGCAACGGGCCCCACAGGAGCCACAGCCACGGGGACCACAACGGTGCAGGGGCTCTGGCCTCCAGCCCCGTGCTGCTGATCACAGGCTTATTGCTGCGTGTGGCACTGAGTCAGTTCTGA